In Streptomyces seoulensis, the following are encoded in one genomic region:
- a CDS encoding non-ribosomal peptide synthetase — MSATPGHTGVRVPLSRDQERTWFVDQLSSCPSDYLIPLRLHFAGPLDRDALRRALDALVARHQVLRTGVVAGEARPVGVIHPPDRFRLREAEAADAVALEAALAAEAATPMDLASEPPVRALLIRHGAREHTLVLTLHHVAADDWSCALVYDELAADYAAFAAGAPSPVLPPAEPYGTVAARLDALADEAAPDGLGHWRAVLADFTAFEVPTDHPRPAVRAGRGAVRTAFTLPPRVAEPLTALGRSVGATPAMLLSAAVQAVLYRYTGRQDVTTGTTYARRDDPATERLLGLLINVLPLRGRPRPELTFRRFVEEFRDVSLDAFDHAEVPFDRLVEENAPERDPSRTPLFQILVNFRTGRRRTPRLPGLTVTELPMPYHGAKYDLCVSFEQSAAGLWCGVNWDVDLYDDATVERLGQWLERLLRYVAERPDTPLDDIPLLSGAEEDALRALVLRPSDDAPPHTLHDAVSLRAAAQPDAVALVDADGTPTSYADLEAAANAVARRLTAHGVGPDTPVGLLIDRSVAMVVGLLGILKAGGAYLPIETATPDSRIATLLTDAGAPVCLVAGDHAGTVTAAGAVPLTVDPLERAAPTPVSVHPDHLCAVYYTSGSTGRPKGVACTHRGWANRMAWMQRRHGLRPGETVLHKTTLPFDDAAVEILWPLIHGGTVALLPPGLHRDPRALVDAAVRHRAVHVQFVPSVLDLFLEELTPDDTVALRRNLRSVLSSGEALRPSLVRRFREAFGDAVTLDNTWGATEVSIDSTFHICGPRDAHGTGAVSLGRPMDNNEVLVLDHRLAPLPPGVPGELCIAGTGLARGYLGDPAKTAGAFVPHPYRSGERVYRTGDRGRLHPDGTFSYLERMDRQVKVRGVRVELGEVEAALRDHPAVADAAVVTRRAPSGDLRLAAYLTLGGVPAAVPELREHLSQRLPGYAMPATITVLPALPRSASGKLSPSLLPEPDPADHETADHVAPRDETERVVADIWADVLSLPRVGVFDDFFALGGHSLIATRAVNRMRQAFDTALPLSVIFERPTVAGTAEYLHDLILAEIEAMSDDEAHRLLADASPAPSPVDDERGTKR, encoded by the coding sequence ATGTCTGCCACCCCCGGCCACACCGGGGTCCGGGTCCCGCTCAGCCGCGACCAGGAACGGACCTGGTTCGTCGACCAGTTGAGCAGTTGCCCCTCCGACTACCTGATCCCGCTCCGCCTGCACTTCGCGGGCCCCCTCGACCGTGACGCGCTGCGCCGGGCGCTGGACGCCCTGGTCGCCCGGCACCAGGTGCTGCGTACCGGCGTGGTGGCCGGGGAGGCGCGTCCGGTCGGCGTGATCCACCCGCCCGACCGGTTCCGGCTGCGGGAGGCGGAGGCGGCCGACGCCGTCGCGCTGGAGGCGGCTCTGGCCGCTGAGGCGGCCACGCCCATGGACCTGGCGAGCGAGCCGCCCGTACGCGCGCTGCTGATCCGGCACGGCGCCCGCGAGCACACCCTGGTCCTCACGCTCCATCACGTCGCCGCCGACGACTGGTCCTGCGCTCTGGTCTACGACGAACTGGCAGCCGACTACGCGGCCTTCGCCGCCGGAGCCCCCTCCCCCGTCCTCCCGCCCGCCGAGCCCTACGGCACCGTGGCCGCGCGCCTCGACGCCCTCGCCGACGAGGCGGCCCCGGACGGCCTCGGGCACTGGCGTGCCGTGCTGGCGGACTTCACCGCCTTCGAGGTGCCCACCGACCACCCCCGCCCCGCCGTCCGGGCCGGGCGCGGAGCGGTGCGGACCGCGTTCACGCTGCCGCCGAGGGTCGCGGAACCGCTCACCGCGCTCGGCCGGTCCGTGGGGGCCACTCCCGCGATGCTGCTGAGCGCCGCCGTCCAGGCCGTCCTGTACCGCTACACCGGCCGGCAGGACGTCACCACCGGCACCACGTACGCGCGCCGTGACGACCCGGCGACCGAACGGCTGCTGGGTCTGCTCATCAACGTGCTGCCGCTGCGCGGCCGTCCGCGGCCGGAGCTGACGTTCCGCCGGTTCGTCGAGGAGTTCCGCGACGTCTCGCTCGACGCGTTCGACCACGCCGAGGTCCCCTTCGACCGGCTCGTGGAGGAGAACGCCCCCGAGCGCGATCCGTCCCGTACACCGCTGTTCCAGATCCTGGTGAACTTCCGCACCGGCCGGCGCCGCACACCCCGGCTGCCGGGGCTGACCGTGACCGAACTCCCCATGCCGTACCACGGCGCCAAGTACGACCTCTGCGTCAGTTTCGAGCAGAGCGCCGCCGGGCTGTGGTGCGGGGTGAACTGGGACGTCGACCTGTACGACGACGCCACGGTGGAGCGCCTGGGCCAGTGGCTGGAGCGGCTGCTGCGGTATGTCGCCGAGCGGCCCGACACCCCGCTGGACGACATCCCGCTGCTGTCCGGCGCGGAGGAGGACGCCCTGCGCGCCCTGGTCCTGCGCCCGTCCGACGACGCTCCCCCGCACACCCTGCACGACGCGGTGTCCCTCCGGGCGGCCGCCCAGCCCGACGCGGTCGCCCTGGTGGACGCCGACGGCACCCCGACGAGCTACGCGGACCTGGAGGCGGCGGCCAACGCCGTCGCCCGCCGGCTGACCGCCCACGGGGTCGGGCCCGACACACCGGTGGGCCTGCTGATCGACCGGTCGGTCGCGATGGTCGTCGGTCTGCTGGGCATCCTCAAGGCGGGCGGTGCCTACCTGCCCATCGAGACCGCCACCCCGGACTCCCGGATCGCCACCCTCCTCACCGACGCCGGTGCGCCGGTCTGCCTGGTCGCCGGGGACCACGCCGGCACCGTCACGGCCGCGGGTGCCGTCCCGCTCACCGTCGACCCGCTGGAGCGGGCCGCGCCGACGCCGGTCTCCGTCCACCCCGACCACCTCTGCGCGGTCTACTACACGTCCGGCTCGACCGGCCGTCCCAAGGGCGTGGCCTGCACGCACCGGGGCTGGGCCAACCGCATGGCGTGGATGCAGCGCAGGCACGGACTCCGTCCGGGCGAGACGGTCCTGCACAAGACGACCCTGCCGTTCGACGACGCGGCCGTCGAGATCCTCTGGCCGCTGATCCACGGCGGCACGGTGGCACTGCTGCCGCCGGGCCTGCACCGCGATCCGCGCGCCCTGGTCGACGCGGCCGTGCGCCACCGGGCCGTCCATGTCCAGTTCGTACCCAGCGTCCTCGACCTCTTCCTGGAGGAACTCACCCCGGACGACACCGTCGCGCTGCGCCGGAACCTGCGCAGCGTCCTCTCCAGCGGTGAGGCCCTGCGCCCCTCGCTCGTGCGGCGATTCCGCGAGGCGTTCGGCGACGCGGTCACGCTGGACAACACCTGGGGCGCCACGGAGGTGTCGATCGACTCGACCTTCCACATCTGCGGCCCACGGGACGCGCACGGCACCGGCGCGGTCAGTCTCGGACGGCCGATGGACAACAACGAGGTACTGGTTCTCGACCACCGCCTGGCTCCCCTGCCGCCCGGCGTGCCCGGCGAACTGTGCATCGCCGGGACCGGTCTGGCCCGTGGTTACCTGGGCGATCCCGCGAAGACGGCGGGCGCCTTCGTCCCGCATCCCTACCGGTCCGGCGAGCGCGTGTACCGCACCGGTGACCGGGGCCGGCTGCATCCGGACGGCACCTTCAGCTACCTGGAGCGGATGGACCGCCAGGTGAAGGTGCGCGGTGTCCGGGTGGAGCTGGGGGAGGTCGAGGCCGCGCTCCGCGACCATCCCGCGGTGGCCGACGCGGCGGTGGTGACCCGCCGCGCGCCGTCCGGCGACCTCCGGCTGGCCGCCTACCTCACCCTCGGCGGCGTCCCGGCGGCCGTGCCCGAGCTGCGCGAGCACCTGTCCCAGCGGCTGCCCGGGTACGCGATGCCCGCCACGATCACCGTGCTCCCCGCGCTGCCCCGCTCGGCCAGCGGCAAGCTCAGCCCCTCGCTGCTGCCCGAACCCGACCCCGCCGACCACGAGACGGCGGACCACGTCGCCCCGCGCGACGAGACCGAGCGCGTCGTGGCCGACATCTGGGCGGACGTGCTGTCCCTGCCCCGCGTCGGCGTCTTCGACGACTTCTTCGCCCTGGGCGGCCATTCCCTGATCGCCACCCGGGCCGTGAACCGGATGCGGCAGGCGTTCGACACCGCGCTGCCGCTGAGCGTGATCTTCGAGCGTCCGACCGTCGCCGGGACGGCGGAGTACCTGCACGACCTGATCCTCGCCGAGATCGAGGCGATGTCCGACGACGAGGCGCACCGGCTCCTCGCGGACGCCTCCCCCGCCCCCAGCCCCGTGGACGACGAACGAGGTACGAAGCGATGA
- a CDS encoding non-ribosomal peptide synthetase, producing MKTPLLYEAFLEHALRSPDAPALLWSGGTTTYGELRHRSAVLAHRLRAAGAGPGTLVGVCVSRGPALPTALLGVMRSGAAWVPLDPAYPQDRLEYMLRDSGVTLVIADEDTARRLPGDIRVLAPEAADETLPDGSADLDGAGRGDLAYVIYTSGSTGKPKGVLVEHGSAAATVAGMLTEWGVGSGDRVLQFAPSSFDASVLETGVALTSGAALVLADADSVMSGPGLVELMDRFGVTFTLLPPSVLAALPDAELPALRTLVCGGEALPAELVARWGRGRRVFNAYGPTEISIVATTGEVSGSGTPDIGRPLPGVRVDLLDQAGVPVPAGEVGELVVSGVGVTRGYLGRPALTAERFVPADGARAYRTGDLARQLPDGRYLYAGRADHQVKIRGFRVEPGEIAEVLRAHPAVRDAVVVARGTVLVGYVSASGEQAHPAELRSWCGETLPAHMVPSTVVVLPALPLTPSGKVDREALPSPYRSEVSSGDEPATPTEAAVAALMSELLGGTPAGATDDFFQLGGHSLLVGRLAARIRADLGADIPLSHLFRLATPRRIAALVDGDTPLDDAEAVPAPPPMRHADRTRPIPLSFPQERVWFLEQLSPSNQAYRMQATLTLRGRLDMAALRAALVELVRRHEILRTAFREVDGVPTQCPVEMDAIDIEVPLVDLTALPEAEREQAWLDLSAREQAEPFDLEKPPLARWVVARDAPDSYRLIHVEHHLVHDGWSFAVFVGELTRLYAVFAEGATAPAEPRFQFADLAAWQRSWLDGPVMEHYLDHWRHELEGAPAALELPTDRPRPPEFTFRGDVVRLTLDPDEYHRLREGARKFGVTLYSLMLTTFAALLSRYADQTDFVLGVGVANRRLAEAERLIGMMVNTVPLRVRLADDPTFRQLLEQVHGTAVEGYAWQDVPLQRLVKAVAPARDLSRNPLFSAMFSFHDSAVPDLDFAGLKGEVRMEHNGSAKADLNIVAIPRAEQRVGKRPSSEDDSLTIIWEYATDLFDAGTMRSMVRAYRDLLRAALDRPDLRVSRFPLTGADPVPAAQAEPAAGGVLDLVERQITERPGAPALRTAHGIVTYGELGLLAEELARSLPGREAGPSPRVALALRPGTDLVAALLAAARTGTPARVLAPGTEPGAGETLLTEGMTRGGAPSTRPVGRRPAGGEVLALAGRAEITHGALAGALAALDALGFAADEVPQAAEADSALFLLEVWTTLARGGTLVLTETPPRSAAELAALLTTRHRPFSAVLLSDTTVNTLLAHHCEAVAHGTAAVLAIGPDLDPGALRAASRAGVRVAVGFGTPELPLALYRPHGTAPADSEVVVPVGHAVPGVAATLLDGRGEPLPAGVPGELHLACGDGAEPAPTGHRARHTTAGFEVLGPSGTWPTVSGFRVAPYETRARLTAHRGIAEAAVVSADGELHAYLVARTGSVVPDDGELVEYLAESLPDYQIPARFVAVRTLPAQPAGRP from the coding sequence ATGAAGACTCCCCTGCTGTACGAGGCGTTCCTCGAGCACGCCCTGCGCTCCCCGGACGCGCCCGCCCTGCTGTGGTCGGGCGGCACCACGACCTACGGCGAGCTGCGGCACCGCTCGGCCGTGCTCGCGCACCGCCTGCGGGCCGCCGGCGCCGGTCCGGGGACGCTGGTCGGCGTCTGTGTGAGCCGGGGGCCGGCCCTGCCCACCGCGCTGCTCGGCGTCATGCGGTCCGGCGCCGCCTGGGTTCCGCTCGATCCGGCCTATCCGCAGGACCGGCTGGAGTACATGCTGCGCGACTCCGGCGTCACCCTGGTGATCGCGGACGAGGACACGGCGCGGCGACTGCCGGGCGACATCCGGGTCCTGGCCCCGGAAGCCGCCGACGAGACGCTGCCCGACGGCTCCGCCGACCTGGACGGCGCCGGCCGCGGTGACCTGGCCTACGTCATCTACACCTCCGGTTCCACCGGGAAGCCCAAGGGTGTCCTGGTCGAACACGGCAGTGCCGCCGCCACGGTCGCCGGGATGCTCACCGAGTGGGGGGTGGGGTCCGGCGACCGCGTCCTGCAGTTCGCCCCGTCGAGCTTCGACGCCTCGGTCCTGGAGACCGGGGTCGCTCTGACCAGCGGGGCTGCACTGGTGCTGGCGGATGCCGACAGCGTGATGTCCGGCCCCGGACTGGTGGAGCTGATGGACCGCTTCGGGGTGACCTTCACCCTGCTGCCGCCGTCCGTCCTCGCCGCGCTCCCCGACGCCGAACTGCCCGCGCTGCGCACCCTGGTCTGCGGCGGCGAGGCACTCCCCGCGGAGCTAGTGGCCCGCTGGGGCCGGGGCCGGCGCGTCTTCAACGCGTACGGGCCGACCGAGATCTCCATCGTCGCCACCACGGGTGAGGTCAGCGGGTCCGGGACGCCCGACATCGGACGCCCCCTGCCGGGCGTGCGGGTGGACCTGCTGGACCAGGCCGGGGTGCCGGTGCCCGCCGGCGAGGTCGGCGAACTGGTCGTCTCCGGCGTCGGCGTGACCCGCGGCTATCTCGGCCGGCCCGCCCTGACGGCGGAGCGCTTCGTCCCCGCCGACGGCGCCCGCGCCTACCGCACCGGCGACCTGGCCCGCCAACTGCCCGACGGCCGCTACCTGTACGCCGGGCGCGCCGATCACCAGGTCAAGATCCGGGGCTTCCGGGTGGAGCCGGGCGAGATCGCCGAGGTGCTGCGGGCCCATCCCGCCGTCCGCGACGCCGTCGTGGTGGCCCGGGGCACCGTCCTGGTCGGCTATGTGTCCGCTTCCGGCGAGCAGGCGCACCCCGCCGAGCTGCGGAGCTGGTGCGGCGAGACCCTGCCCGCGCACATGGTGCCGTCCACCGTGGTGGTGCTGCCCGCGCTCCCGCTCACGCCGAGCGGCAAGGTGGACCGCGAGGCGCTGCCGTCGCCGTACCGGTCGGAGGTCAGCAGCGGTGACGAGCCGGCCACGCCCACCGAGGCGGCCGTCGCCGCGCTGATGTCGGAACTGCTCGGCGGCACACCGGCCGGCGCCACCGACGACTTCTTCCAGCTCGGCGGCCACTCCCTGCTGGTGGGGCGGCTCGCCGCCCGCATCCGCGCCGATCTCGGCGCCGACATCCCCCTCTCCCACCTCTTCCGGCTCGCCACCCCCCGCCGGATCGCCGCGCTCGTCGACGGCGACACCCCCCTCGACGACGCCGAGGCCGTCCCCGCCCCGCCGCCGATGCGGCATGCCGACCGCACCCGGCCTATCCCGCTGTCCTTCCCGCAGGAGCGGGTCTGGTTCCTGGAGCAGCTCTCGCCCAGCAACCAGGCGTACCGGATGCAGGCCACGCTCACGCTGCGCGGACGCCTGGACATGGCCGCGCTGCGCGCCGCCCTCGTCGAGCTGGTCCGGCGGCACGAGATCCTGCGCACCGCCTTCCGCGAGGTCGACGGGGTCCCCACGCAGTGCCCGGTCGAGATGGACGCCATCGACATCGAGGTGCCCCTGGTCGATCTCACGGCGCTGCCGGAGGCCGAGCGTGAGCAGGCGTGGCTCGACCTGTCGGCCCGCGAGCAGGCCGAACCGTTCGACCTGGAGAAGCCTCCGCTGGCCCGGTGGGTCGTGGCCAGGGACGCCCCGGACTCGTACCGGCTCATCCATGTGGAGCACCATCTGGTGCACGACGGCTGGTCGTTCGCCGTCTTCGTCGGTGAACTCACGCGGCTGTACGCCGTGTTCGCCGAGGGTGCCACCGCCCCGGCGGAGCCCCGCTTCCAGTTCGCCGACCTCGCCGCGTGGCAGCGGTCCTGGCTGGACGGCCCGGTCATGGAACACTATCTGGACCACTGGCGGCACGAGCTGGAGGGAGCCCCCGCGGCCCTCGAACTCCCCACCGACCGGCCCCGGCCGCCCGAGTTCACCTTCCGCGGCGACGTCGTGCGGCTGACCCTCGACCCCGACGAGTACCACCGCCTGCGCGAGGGGGCCAGGAAGTTCGGGGTCACCCTCTACTCGCTGATGCTGACCACGTTCGCCGCCCTGCTGTCGCGCTACGCGGACCAGACCGACTTCGTGCTCGGCGTCGGCGTGGCCAACCGCAGGCTGGCCGAGGCCGAGCGGCTGATCGGGATGATGGTCAACACGGTGCCGCTGCGGGTCCGTCTGGCGGACGACCCCACGTTCCGGCAGCTGCTGGAGCAGGTCCACGGCACCGCGGTCGAGGGATACGCCTGGCAGGACGTGCCGTTGCAGCGGCTCGTCAAGGCCGTCGCCCCCGCGCGTGACCTCTCGCGCAACCCGCTGTTCTCGGCGATGTTCAGCTTCCACGACTCCGCCGTGCCCGACCTCGACTTCGCCGGTCTCAAGGGCGAGGTGCGCATGGAGCACAACGGGTCCGCCAAGGCCGACCTGAACATCGTGGCCATCCCCCGGGCCGAGCAGCGCGTGGGCAAGCGTCCCAGCAGCGAGGACGACTCGCTGACCATCATCTGGGAGTACGCCACCGACCTCTTCGACGCCGGGACGATGCGGAGCATGGTGCGCGCCTACCGCGATCTGCTGCGCGCCGCGCTCGACCGGCCCGACCTGCGGGTGTCCAGGTTCCCGCTGACCGGCGCGGACCCGGTGCCCGCCGCGCAGGCCGAGCCCGCCGCCGGCGGCGTCCTGGACCTCGTGGAGCGGCAGATCACCGAGCGCCCCGGCGCACCCGCCCTGAGGACGGCCCACGGCATCGTCACCTATGGCGAACTCGGCCTTCTTGCGGAGGAGTTGGCGCGGTCGTTGCCCGGCCGGGAGGCAGGGCCCAGCCCTCGCGTCGCCCTGGCGCTGCGTCCCGGCACCGATCTGGTCGCGGCGCTCCTGGCCGCCGCCCGTACCGGTACCCCGGCGCGGGTCCTCGCCCCCGGCACCGAGCCCGGCGCCGGGGAGACCCTCCTCACCGAGGGCATGACGCGGGGCGGGGCACCCTCCACGAGGCCGGTCGGCCGGCGCCCGGCCGGCGGTGAGGTACTGGCCCTGGCGGGCCGTGCCGAGATCACGCACGGCGCGCTCGCCGGCGCGCTCGCCGCACTCGACGCGCTCGGGTTCGCGGCGGACGAGGTCCCGCAGGCCGCCGAGGCCGACAGCGCCCTGTTCCTCCTTGAGGTGTGGACCACGCTCGCCCGTGGCGGCACCCTCGTCCTCACGGAGACACCTCCGCGCTCGGCCGCCGAGCTGGCCGCACTGCTGACGACTCGTCACAGGCCTTTCTCTGCCGTCCTGCTGTCTGATACGACCGTCAACACGCTGCTCGCCCACCACTGTGAAGCCGTGGCGCACGGCACCGCCGCCGTCCTCGCGATCGGGCCCGATCTGGACCCCGGCGCCCTGCGCGCGGCATCCCGCGCCGGTGTGCGGGTGGCCGTGGGGTTCGGCACCCCGGAGCTGCCGCTGGCCCTGTACCGGCCGCACGGCACGGCCCCGGCGGACTCCGAGGTCGTGGTGCCGGTCGGCCACGCCGTGCCCGGCGTCGCGGCCACGCTGCTGGACGGCCGGGGCGAGCCGCTGCCCGCCGGCGTCCCCGGTGAGCTGCACCTCGCGTGCGGCGACGGCGCGGAACCCGCCCCCACCGGCCACCGGGCCCGGCACACCACCGCCGGCTTCGAGGTCCTGGGCCCGTCGGGGACCTGGCCGACCGTCTCGGGCTTCCGCGTCGCGCCGTACGAGACGCGTGCCCGTCTGACCGCGCACCGGGGGATCGCTGAGGCGGCGGTCGTCAGCGCCGACGGCGAGCTGCACGCCTACCTCGTGGCGCGCACGGGCTCCGTCGTGCCGGACGACGGCGAACTCGTCGAGTACCTCGCCGAGTCCCTGCCCGACTACCAGATCCCAGCCCGCTTCGTCGCGGTGCGCACACTGCCCGCGCAGCCGGCCGGCCGGCCGTGA
- a CDS encoding ATP-grasp domain-containing protein — MTEPVLVLVESNTSGTGPLFARRARDLGVRPVLLAEDPGRYGYAQAEGITLVEADTSTPGAVLDAIAGLGAGRPAGVTTSSDYFVPVAAEAAHALGLPGPDPAAVTRCRHKGHQRAALAAAGVPVAAHTLVTDADAALDAVRRTGLPVVLKPADGSGSTGVRLCRSLEEAVRHTAVLLARTHNERGIPTAPGLLVEEYLDGPEFSVEVFERTPVAVVGKHLGEAPHFVETGHDVPAPVPDGTARLLADTAVAAVEALGLGHGAAHVELRLTARGPVLIEVNPRLAGGMIPELIRSARGIDMVAAQVGAALGRRPGLEARTAHHAALRFLVVGEPSVLGDPPPALADPPHYVTSAVLTGRSGVVLTPWHDHRDRVGHTVATAPDAVSAARAADEALTLLSTALRARSDQEIPV; from the coding sequence GTGACCGAGCCCGTCCTGGTCCTCGTCGAGTCCAACACCTCGGGCACCGGGCCGCTGTTCGCCCGGCGGGCCCGGGACCTCGGGGTCCGGCCGGTCCTGCTGGCCGAGGACCCCGGCCGCTACGGCTACGCCCAGGCCGAGGGGATCACCCTGGTCGAAGCCGATACGTCGACTCCGGGGGCGGTCCTCGACGCGATCGCCGGGCTCGGCGCCGGGCGGCCCGCCGGGGTGACCACGAGTTCGGACTACTTCGTCCCGGTCGCCGCCGAGGCGGCCCACGCGCTCGGCCTGCCCGGACCCGATCCCGCCGCCGTGACCCGGTGCCGGCACAAGGGCCACCAGCGGGCCGCGCTCGCGGCGGCGGGAGTGCCGGTGGCCGCCCACACCCTGGTGACCGACGCCGACGCCGCCCTCGACGCCGTCCGGCGTACGGGGCTGCCGGTGGTCCTCAAGCCCGCCGACGGTTCCGGCAGCACCGGTGTCCGGCTCTGCCGGAGCCTTGAGGAGGCCGTCCGGCACACCGCCGTGCTGCTGGCCCGCACCCACAACGAGCGGGGCATCCCCACCGCGCCCGGACTTCTCGTGGAGGAGTACCTGGACGGCCCGGAGTTCTCGGTCGAGGTGTTCGAACGCACCCCGGTGGCCGTCGTGGGCAAACACCTCGGCGAGGCACCGCACTTCGTCGAGACCGGGCACGACGTGCCCGCGCCGGTGCCGGACGGTACGGCGCGGCTGCTGGCGGACACGGCCGTGGCCGCCGTCGAGGCGCTCGGACTGGGTCATGGCGCGGCCCACGTCGAACTCCGGCTGACCGCCCGGGGGCCGGTGCTGATCGAGGTCAACCCCCGGCTCGCCGGTGGCATGATCCCCGAGCTGATCCGTTCCGCGCGGGGGATCGACATGGTCGCCGCGCAGGTGGGCGCCGCCCTGGGGCGCCGGCCCGGTCTGGAGGCCCGCACCGCGCATCACGCGGCACTGCGCTTCCTCGTGGTCGGGGAACCCTCGGTCCTCGGCGATCCGCCGCCGGCCCTCGCCGATCCGCCGCACTACGTCACCTCCGCCGTCCTGACCGGGCGGAGCGGCGTCGTGCTCACCCCGTGGCACGACCACCGCGACCGCGTCGGCCACACCGTGGCCACCGCCCCCGACGCGGTGTCGGCCGCGCGGGCGGCGGACGAGGCACTGACCCTGCTCAGCACCGCCCTTCGCGCCCGTTCGGACCAGGAGATCCCGGTATGA
- a CDS encoding pyridoxal-phosphate dependent enzyme: MRSPTLPAASRSVVDATVLPRLIRIGPNLCVAAFTLMKLLPARFMLDRAEQRGDLKPGTTVLETSSGTFALGLAMVCRLRGYPLVIVGDPAIDPALCRRLGELGAQVEICTEPSPNGGFQQARLDRLAELRSRYPDHYVPGQYHNPDNPNAYAAVAEQIAETVGAVDCLVGPVGSGGSTGGTAAFLRLLQPRMRLIGVDTSPSTIFGQADGPRVVRGLGNSLVPPNVSHDAYDEVHWAGPAEVCRATRELHARHALFMGPTSGASFLVARWYAERNPGSQVVAFLPDEGHRYQETVYRDEWLAERGLLDVPATASPRTVTDPGDAVGGWARMLWRRRSLDDALREARQGRGTALGEVR, encoded by the coding sequence ATGCGCTCACCCACCCTGCCCGCAGCCAGCCGGTCGGTCGTCGACGCGACCGTGCTGCCGCGGCTCATCCGCATCGGCCCCAACCTCTGTGTGGCCGCGTTCACCCTGATGAAGCTGCTTCCGGCCCGCTTCATGCTGGACCGCGCCGAACAGCGCGGCGACCTCAAGCCCGGCACCACGGTGCTGGAGACCTCCTCCGGCACCTTCGCCCTGGGCCTCGCGATGGTGTGCCGGCTGCGCGGCTACCCGCTGGTGATCGTGGGCGATCCCGCCATCGACCCGGCGCTGTGCCGACGGCTCGGTGAACTGGGCGCCCAGGTCGAGATCTGCACCGAACCGAGCCCCAACGGCGGCTTCCAGCAGGCCCGGCTGGACCGGCTGGCGGAACTGCGCTCCCGCTACCCCGACCACTACGTCCCGGGCCAGTACCACAACCCCGACAACCCCAACGCCTACGCCGCGGTGGCCGAGCAGATCGCGGAGACCGTGGGTGCCGTGGACTGCCTCGTCGGACCCGTCGGGTCCGGGGGGTCGACCGGAGGCACCGCCGCCTTCCTGCGGCTGCTCCAGCCTCGGATGCGCCTCATCGGGGTGGACACCTCGCCCAGCACCATCTTCGGCCAGGCCGACGGGCCCCGCGTGGTGCGCGGCCTCGGCAACAGCCTCGTACCGCCCAACGTCAGCCACGACGCCTACGACGAGGTGCACTGGGCCGGGCCGGCGGAGGTCTGCCGGGCCACCCGCGAACTGCACGCCCGGCACGCCCTGTTCATGGGCCCCACCAGTGGCGCGTCCTTCCTGGTGGCCCGCTGGTACGCCGAGCGCAACCCGGGCTCGCAGGTGGTGGCGTTCCTCCCGGACGAGGGGCACCGGTACCAGGAGACGGTGTACCGGGACGAGTGGCTGGCCGAGCGCGGTCTGCTGGACGTCCCGGCCACCGCCTCTCCGCGCACCGTCACCGATCCCGGTGACGCCGTGGGGGGATGGGCACGCATGCTGTGGCGCCGGCGTTCCCTCGACGACGCCCTGCGCGAGGCCCGGCAGGGTCGCGGCACCGCACTCGGGGAGGTCCGGTGA